A single region of the Triticum dicoccoides isolate Atlit2015 ecotype Zavitan chromosome 2B, WEW_v2.0, whole genome shotgun sequence genome encodes:
- the LOC119362768 gene encoding uncharacterized protein LOC119362768, producing the protein MPKRPRKREHGGGRERLYLVFDDWCHGYSIRKVNLLPGENHQRTAFSDQDDQDKVPHFPRPFFRMVAPRESPKYFTSAFGTRILAMHPRDPEGDLLEGYFPMLDVRSRCVTTGPGQRDLFYPIYHLPVGNKLFTMSFYSFEMLCLESFEMLCLEELSAKVSHRDSSKEWSWKELEQQPFNVCDVTSYSLHPEERTFLISTKEDTTEATYSFDTERHSWKLLGNWVLPFDGQGHFDQHLKAFVGLSKEPDTLGQIYCCDVPIYGTPEGRCPVPSMNLCKENLFISGDPMDKHVGATLVYMGGVSKFCLVQCVNKEVRVPGLSLPGSWMYRLTTFSLSLDDQRKELTTGDTCHSQYYKVPKATTKSLLVQDPVAFWM; encoded by the coding sequence ATGCCAAAGCGGCCGCGGAAACGTGAGCATGGCGGCGGCCGTGAGCGACTTTACCTTGTCTTTGATGACTGGTGCCATGGATATAGCATCCGCAAGGTAAACTTGTTGCCCGGCGAGAACCATCAGCGGACTGCTTTCTCAGACCAAGACGACCAAGACAAGGTGCCACATTTTCCTCGGCCTTTCTTCCGCATGGTGGCGCCTCGTGAATCTCCTAAGTACTTCACATCAGCCTTTGGCACCAGGATCTTGGCCATGCATCCGAGAGATCCCGAGGGTGACTTGTTGGAAGGTTACTTCCCCATGTTGGACGTCCGCTCGCGGTGCGTCACCACTGGCCCTGGGCAGAGAGATCTTTTTTATCCCATCTACCACCTCCCGGTCGGCAACAAGCTATTCACTATGAGCTTTTACTCCTTCGAGATGCTCTGCTTGGAGTCCTTCGAGATGCTCTGCTTGGAGGAGCTCTCAGCCAAGGTATCGCATCGAGATTCCAGCAAAGAGTGGTCGTGGAAAGAGCTCGAGCAGCAGCCATTTAATGTTTGTGACGTCACTTCCTACTCCTTGCACCCTGAAGAACGGACCTTCCTCATCAGCACCAAGGAGGACACCACCGAGGCCACCTATAGTTTTGACACGGAGAGGCATTCATGGAAACTACTTGGCAATTGGGTTCTGCCCTTTGACGGCCAGGGTCACTTTGACCAGCACCTCAAGGCCTTTGTCGGGCTCTCCAAAGAACCGGACACCCTCGGCCAAATTTACTGCTGCGACGTGCCCATCTATGGTACCCCTGAAGGGCGGTGCCCTGTCCCTTCGATGAATCTCTGCAAGGAGAATCTGTTCATTTCTGGTGACCCAATGGATAAGCATGTAGGTGCTACCCTTGTCTATATGGGAGGCGTGAGCAAATTCTGTCTCGTGCAGTGTGTCAACAAGGAGGTGAGGGTTCCTGGTTTGAGCCTACCTGGTTCCTGGATGTATCGTCTCACAACATTCTCTCTCAGCCTGGACGATCAGCGTAAAGAACTGACGACTGGCGATACCTGTCACTCGCAGTACTACAAAGTGCCCAAAGCAACCACCAAGTCGTTACTCGTTCAAGATCCTGTGGCATTTTGGATGTAG